From the genome of Psychrilyobacter atlanticus DSM 19335, one region includes:
- a CDS encoding EAL domain-containing protein, with product MKFKKFKIKYIYIYLFLFTVIFSFLFYKGNSIYIDEIKKIDDNLYRAAKNLEYLLKEEYNFHGMNKTSYTQEEILETSKKITRLAEINNVDFLYTIIIEDGMPTYTSIGGGYEYHEYIENKNIDKLYWLTFEDVEDDSIDETVEAFNNKDIYYIDSSDDIGSYRSVYLMLTSKDGRRYIAGADTTVPNLKNSIINGLFTLTIYALLISLVLVVSLAIILTNIKKQKKLQKILIKNMNFDKLTGVLKRENGMEQIDEIIKELPLENKKMFLGLFDIMDMTYINEEFGTIVGDNMIKKLTEILKLTFRESDKIVRLSGDQFLVAIIEPLDGQDIKELEKRFDIFLKKYDFEKKRKLHMSVRKVFLEWNNETNLNSMLRVLFEKLRFKKGNDKKEIAIIELDIQRGLRENEFEIYYQPKVNIITHNIEFEALMRWNHKEKGMISPNSFIHIAENSSLIISLTEFLIKQVKKDIQMLKTKVSLNISPNHFNKEFFLEEIMDKYNYLDNIEFELTEENFITNVEESIKKIKILKKLGVNCLIDDFGTGYSSLSSLSTLPITTLKIDRSFVVNMFKTSRDMKIIKTIIELGKSLDLKVVVEGVEEKKEVDFLRGIGVNIFQGYYFGKPERLEVVLDKLKNGTYLINLKDQ from the coding sequence ATGAAGTTTAAAAAATTTAAAATTAAATATATATATATATACTTATTTTTATTTACTGTGATATTTTCATTCTTATTTTATAAGGGAAATTCAATATATATAGATGAGATAAAAAAAATAGATGATAACCTTTATAGAGCTGCTAAAAATTTGGAGTACCTATTGAAGGAAGAGTATAACTTCCATGGAATGAATAAAACTTCATATACACAGGAGGAAATTTTAGAAACTTCAAAAAAAATAACAAGATTAGCAGAGATAAATAACGTTGATTTTCTCTACACTATTATAATTGAAGACGGGATGCCTACCTACACTTCTATCGGTGGCGGCTATGAATATCATGAATATATAGAAAATAAAAATATCGATAAACTTTATTGGCTGACCTTTGAAGATGTAGAAGATGATTCTATCGATGAGACTGTTGAAGCATTTAACAATAAAGATATTTATTATATCGATAGTTCCGATGATATTGGCAGTTATAGATCTGTATATCTCATGCTGACTTCAAAGGATGGCCGAAGATATATAGCAGGTGCTGACACTACTGTTCCTAATCTAAAAAACTCTATAATTAATGGCCTCTTTACTCTAACAATATATGCTTTACTCATTTCATTAGTGTTGGTAGTATCTCTGGCTATTATACTAACTAATATAAAAAAGCAAAAAAAACTTCAAAAAATTCTGATTAAAAATATGAATTTTGATAAACTTACCGGGGTTTTAAAGAGGGAAAATGGAATGGAACAGATAGATGAAATAATAAAAGAGTTACCCTTGGAGAATAAAAAAATGTTTTTGGGTTTATTTGATATCATGGATATGACCTATATCAATGAGGAATTTGGAACCATAGTTGGAGACAATATGATAAAAAAGTTGACTGAAATATTAAAACTGACTTTTAGAGAGAGCGATAAAATAGTAAGGTTAAGTGGAGATCAATTTTTAGTTGCTATTATAGAACCTTTAGACGGGCAAGATATAAAAGAATTAGAAAAAAGATTTGATATTTTTCTAAAGAAATATGATTTTGAAAAGAAAAGAAAACTCCATATGAGTGTACGAAAAGTATTTTTAGAGTGGAATAATGAAACTAATTTAAACTCCATGTTAAGGGTTTTATTTGAAAAGCTCCGATTTAAAAAAGGTAACGATAAAAAAGAAATTGCTATTATAGAACTTGATATCCAAAGGGGATTACGTGAAAATGAATTTGAGATATACTATCAGCCAAAGGTGAATATTATAACTCATAATATAGAATTTGAAGCTCTTATGAGATGGAACCATAAAGAAAAAGGCATGATCTCACCTAATTCATTCATCCACATAGCCGAAAATTCTTCCTTGATAATTTCTCTGACTGAATTTTTAATCAAGCAGGTTAAAAAAGATATCCAGATGCTCAAAACAAAGGTATCTTTAAATATATCTCCTAACCATTTCAACAAAGAATTCTTTTTAGAAGAAATTATGGATAAATACAATTATTTAGATAATATAGAGTTTGAATTAACCGAAGAAAACTTCATAACAAACGTAGAGGAATCTATAAAAAAAATCAAAATTCTAAAAAAATTAGGGGTTAACTGTTTGATTGATGACTTCGGGACTGGATATTCTTCCCTTTCATCTCTATCGACCCTTCCCATAACAACTTTAAAAATTGACAGATCTTTTGTGGTTAATATGTTTAAAACCAGCAGAGATATGAAGATTATAAAGACTATTATTGAATTGGGGAAAAGCCTGGATTTAAAAGTGGTAGTAGAGGGGGTTGAGGAAAAGAAAGAGGTAGATTTTTTAAGGGGAATAGGAGTTAATATTTTTCAGGGATATTATTTCGGTAAACCAGAAAGATTAGAAGTCGTTTTAGATAAATTAAAAAACGGCACCTACCTTATAAACTTAAAAGACCAGTAG
- a CDS encoding GNAT family N-acetyltransferase — translation MVEIFDISYAEIEVIRDLWEKNRLYHEDSSEYFKESYSSIKFDERIKVFSGYSEEKIKISVVKEKEKYIGYCISIIDSNKGELGTLHIDETERGNGIGKKLVGKHIEWMNEKKCGEIGVTVSQENGLAIGFYKKLGFYPNTLYMEKK, via the coding sequence ATGGTTGAAATTTTTGATATTTCTTATGCTGAGATTGAAGTAATAAGGGATCTTTGGGAGAAAAACAGACTGTATCATGAGGATAGTTCGGAATATTTTAAGGAATCATATAGTTCTATTAAATTTGATGAAAGGATAAAAGTTTTCAGTGGATACAGTGAGGAGAAGATAAAAATAAGTGTTGTCAAAGAAAAGGAAAAATATATAGGGTATTGCATATCAATAATAGACAGCAATAAGGGAGAGCTTGGAACTCTCCATATCGATGAGACTGAAAGGGGAAATGGAATTGGGAAAAAACTTGTAGGGAAACATATAGAGTGGATGAATGAGAAAAAATGTGGAGAAATTGGGGTAACAGTATCCCAGGAAAATGGCCTTGCTATAGGATTCTATAAAAAACTAGGATTCTATCCAAATACCCTCTATATGGAGAAAAAATAG
- a CDS encoding GNAT family N-acetyltransferase: protein MKNITIEIISKSHAEELLKFEKENREFFEENILPRADEYYSLKNIEKILDEIVMEQENGLCYMYLIRNKSKEIVGRVNLYSIVRGLFQKAEIGYRIGKNYNGRGYATKAVKLVIDKAFNKYNLHRIEAGTSQSNIGSQIVLVKNGFEFVGRTRQVIKINGEWKDGIIFEKING, encoded by the coding sequence ATGAAAAATATAACTATTGAGATAATATCCAAATCACATGCAGAAGAGTTGTTGAAGTTTGAGAAGGAAAACAGGGAGTTTTTTGAAGAAAATATTCTTCCCAGAGCAGATGAATATTATTCATTAAAAAACATTGAGAAAATATTAGATGAAATTGTAATGGAGCAGGAAAATGGACTTTGTTATATGTATTTAATTAGAAATAAATCTAAAGAGATAGTGGGGAGAGTAAACCTATATTCAATTGTTAGGGGATTATTTCAAAAAGCAGAGATAGGATACAGAATTGGGAAAAACTATAATGGGCGAGGATATGCAACTAAAGCAGTTAAATTAGTTATAGATAAAGCTTTTAATAAATATAATTTACATAGAATTGAAGCCGGAACATCTCAAAGCAATATTGGTTCACAGATAGTTCTGGTTAAAAATGGATTTGAATTTGTTGGAAGGACAAGACAGGTTATCAAAATAAATGGAGAATGGAAAGATGGAATAATTTTTGAAAAAATTAACGGATAA
- a CDS encoding flavodoxin family protein, whose translation MKKIVIFYSFEGDTKMIAENIAQAIDADILELKPKQDLKSKGFMKYVWGGKAAITHKQPELLPLNKDINSYDILFIGTPVWAWTYAPALNTFFSAHLLLDKKIALFCCHGGGKGKIFDHMNDALKDNQILGEIDFQDPLKNNTDKNIEKAKKWAEKIIETL comes from the coding sequence ATGAAAAAAATTGTGATTTTTTATTCTTTTGAAGGTGATACAAAAATGATAGCTGAAAATATAGCCCAGGCAATAGATGCAGATATTTTGGAATTAAAGCCAAAACAAGATTTAAAGTCGAAAGGATTTATGAAATATGTATGGGGCGGGAAAGCGGCTATAACGCATAAACAGCCAGAACTGCTCCCTTTAAATAAAGATATCAACAGTTATGATATTTTATTTATCGGTACACCTGTATGGGCTTGGACATATGCTCCAGCATTAAATACTTTTTTTTCTGCCCACCTATTATTGGATAAAAAAATAGCATTGTTCTGCTGCCACGGTGGCGGTAAGGGAAAAATATTTGATCATATGAACGATGCGTTAAAAGACAATCAAATCTTAGGAGAGATTGATTTTCAAGATCCGTTAAAAAATAACACCGATAAAAATATTGAGAAAGCTAAAAAGTGGGCAGAAAAGATTATAGAAACCTTATAA
- a CDS encoding alanyl-tRNA editing protein gives MKLKIVELTKEKDRYLAVVEYLDGGIEFYPDGKGGQLGDRGSLGEAHVVEVDREGNLFLDMELGLGVYEYLIDMDRRCEIGKNHTTQHIISAYLKKKYDYDTVGFRMGEEYSTVDFPSLDLIDSGKIKDLEEEVNRIIGKDMNIEVLELSREEAGQIESLRKSISDKIVGKIKVVKIEDFDMNACGGFHIQSTKEIGLFKVVNYEKVKKTITRVYYKAGKLAYEDYYEKHNIIKKSTTQLSSTVEEVNDKIDCLLEENKSKTKELSSLYHDYSELLCEKLKANAKIQGENKIIIYKKNDAVTKFFPKFIGNEKYSVIHGEDGNFTVMSRAINCGELKNNLEELGYIVKGGGNSTRINLRIDINIEKIVDIFMKLL, from the coding sequence ATGAAATTAAAAATTGTAGAATTGACAAAAGAAAAAGATAGATATCTAGCAGTAGTTGAATACTTAGACGGAGGTATAGAATTTTATCCTGATGGTAAGGGTGGTCAGTTAGGAGACAGGGGAAGTCTAGGAGAAGCTCATGTAGTGGAAGTAGATAGAGAGGGGAACCTCTTTTTAGATATGGAGTTAGGTTTAGGAGTCTATGAATACCTCATAGATATGGATAGAAGATGTGAGATAGGAAAAAATCATACAACACAACATATAATATCAGCATATTTAAAGAAAAAATATGATTACGATACTGTAGGATTCCGAATGGGAGAGGAATATTCTACTGTAGATTTTCCTAGTTTAGATCTTATAGATAGTGGAAAAATAAAAGATTTGGAAGAAGAGGTAAATAGGATAATTGGAAAAGATATGAATATAGAGGTACTAGAACTTTCCAGGGAGGAAGCTGGCCAAATCGAATCACTTAGAAAATCTATAAGTGATAAGATAGTAGGGAAGATAAAGGTTGTAAAAATAGAAGATTTTGATATGAATGCCTGCGGTGGATTTCATATACAGAGTACAAAAGAGATTGGATTATTTAAAGTTGTAAATTATGAGAAAGTAAAGAAAACGATAACTCGTGTCTATTATAAAGCGGGAAAATTAGCCTACGAAGATTATTATGAAAAACATAATATAATAAAAAAATCTACAACTCAACTGAGCTCTACTGTGGAAGAGGTAAATGATAAAATAGATTGTTTGTTGGAAGAAAATAAATCTAAAACTAAAGAATTGAGCAGCCTGTATCATGACTATAGTGAATTGTTGTGTGAAAAATTAAAGGCCAATGCAAAAATTCAAGGTGAAAATAAAATAATTATCTATAAAAAAAATGATGCAGTAACAAAATTTTTTCCTAAGTTTATAGGGAATGAAAAATATTCTGTTATACACGGCGAAGATGGCAATTTTACTGTAATGAGTAGGGCTATAAACTGTGGTGAATTAAAGAATAATTTAGAAGAATTAGGGTATATTGTGAAAGGTGGTGGGAATTCCACAAGAATTAATTTGAGAATAGATATAAATATAGAAAAAATAGTTGATATTTTTATGAAATTACTTTAA
- a CDS encoding DNA-3-methyladenine glycosylase I has protein sequence MKRCDWCVGDELYEKYHDEEWGKVVYDDKILFEFLVLESAQAGLNWLTILKKRENYRKAYDDFDYNIVAEYGEGKFEELMGNKGIVRNKLKIRASINNAIKFMEIQGEWGSFYDYLWSFTDGNQIVNRVKNIKEVPAKTDLSDIISKDMKKRGFKFIGTTIIYAYLQAVGVVDDHVDGCFSKKS, from the coding sequence ATGAAAAGGTGTGATTGGTGTGTGGGAGATGAACTCTATGAAAAATATCATGATGAGGAGTGGGGTAAAGTAGTCTATGATGACAAAATCTTATTTGAATTCCTTGTTTTAGAATCTGCCCAGGCAGGGCTAAACTGGCTGACCATATTGAAAAAAAGAGAAAACTATAGAAAAGCCTACGATGATTTTGATTATAATATAGTGGCTGAATACGGAGAAGGAAAATTTGAAGAGTTGATGGGGAATAAGGGGATAGTAAGAAATAAATTAAAAATAAGAGCGTCTATAAACAATGCAATTAAGTTTATGGAGATACAGGGTGAATGGGGAAGTTTTTATGATTATCTATGGAGTTTTACAGATGGAAATCAGATAGTAAACAGGGTAAAAAATATAAAAGAAGTACCAGCAAAAACTGATTTATCTGATATAATAAGTAAAGATATGAAAAAAAGAGGGTTTAAATTTATCGGAACTACAATCATCTATGCATACTTACAGGCGGTAGGAGTAGTAGATGATCATGTAGATGGATGCTTTTCAAAGAAAAGCTAA
- a CDS encoding HAD family hydrolase, translating into MIKNIVFDLGMVLINFNPKEFLEINNYEKKDEIMEYIFGHEDWLKLDRGTLTEKELAEKLDESGSFTYDEVMNIMKVRKDIMVPFDFNKEIPKKLKEKGYHLYILSNFPKVPFEEIRERDEFFKYFDGAVVSAYVKHLKPEKAIYESLLADYSLNPEETIFIDDKLDNIISAEKLGISGVHLKTPESLKEKLKELKLL; encoded by the coding sequence ATGATTAAAAATATAGTTTTTGATTTGGGAATGGTGTTGATTAACTTTAATCCTAAAGAATTTTTAGAGATAAATAACTATGAGAAAAAAGATGAGATTATGGAATATATATTCGGACATGAGGATTGGCTAAAACTAGATCGAGGTACTCTGACGGAAAAAGAACTGGCAGAAAAATTAGATGAAAGTGGCAGTTTCACCTATGATGAAGTAATGAATATTATGAAAGTAAGAAAGGATATTATGGTTCCATTTGATTTTAACAAGGAGATTCCTAAAAAACTGAAAGAAAAGGGATACCACCTTTATATACTGTCAAATTTTCCAAAAGTTCCATTTGAGGAGATAAGAGAAAGGGATGAATTTTTTAAGTATTTCGATGGAGCTGTCGTCTCTGCCTATGTAAAACACCTAAAGCCTGAAAAAGCGATCTATGAAAGTTTGCTGGCAGATTATTCTTTAAATCCAGAAGAGACAATTTTTATAGACGACAAGTTAGATAATATAATATCGGCTGAAAAACTTGGGATATCCGGGGTACATTTAAAAACACCAGAGTCTTTAAAAGAGAAACTGAAAGAATTAAAATTATTATAA
- a CDS encoding DUF4037 domain-containing protein, whose amino-acid sequence MNGYDGILLELVDDFSKCESVEAILLSGSRTTPNFDSDSDYDLYIYSKGGVPLEFREKIADKYFNYAELNNTTWEQEDQGFFKGINVQVDIVYRDVEFIEGMLEEIVIKCTASTGYTTCFWGNLIKSDILYDRNGKLNLLQKKFDVDYPEQLKKNIVSKNFPLLNKIIPAYTNQIKKALKRGDLVSVNHRISAFFESYFDIIFAVNMKLHPGEKKLLKITGEQLECLPENMEADIREFFENLHRKEFDIVDKLDMITDRLEKLLEKMDLITD is encoded by the coding sequence ATGAATGGGTACGATGGTATATTATTGGAGTTAGTGGATGATTTTTCAAAGTGTGAATCGGTGGAGGCTATTCTTTTATCGGGGTCTAGGACTACTCCTAATTTTGATAGTGATTCAGACTATGATTTGTATATATATTCTAAAGGGGGAGTTCCGCTGGAATTCAGAGAAAAGATAGCGGACAAATACTTTAATTATGCCGAATTAAACAATACAACATGGGAGCAGGAAGATCAGGGGTTTTTCAAAGGTATCAATGTCCAGGTAGATATTGTATATAGAGATGTGGAATTTATAGAAGGGATGTTGGAGGAGATCGTTATTAAGTGCACAGCCTCAACAGGTTATACAACATGCTTTTGGGGCAATCTTATAAAGTCAGATATCCTCTATGACAGAAATGGTAAATTAAATCTACTGCAAAAAAAGTTTGATGTTGACTATCCGGAACAATTGAAAAAAAATATAGTTTCAAAAAACTTTCCCCTGTTAAATAAGATCATTCCGGCTTATACCAACCAGATAAAAAAAGCTTTAAAAAGAGGAGATCTTGTGAGTGTTAACCACAGGATAAGTGCATTTTTTGAAAGTTATTTTGATATTATTTTCGCAGTAAATATGAAACTCCATCCTGGAGAGAAAAAATTATTGAAGATTACTGGAGAACAACTGGAGTGCCTTCCGGAAAATATGGAAGCGGATATAAGGGAATTTTTTGAAAATCTGCATAGGAAGGAGTTTGATATTGTGGATAAATTAGATATGATTACCGATAGACTGGAAAAGTTATTGGAAAAAATGGATTTAATAACAGACTAA
- a CDS encoding GNAT family N-acetyltransferase: MKIITIDKNNIDCEHICCAIGNDKKNKNRAQSKKEWMKTKFDEGLVFKRFDERGKVFIEYMPIEKVWKPIRGKNFMVINCLWVSGKFKGKGVAIELLNECIKTARTEKMDGITVVTSKKVKPYLTDKNFYLKHGFEVVDSAAPYFELLALKFDKKGENPVFSNSVKNNCYSDEKGFTYIYSNQCPFMEEYAGLLAEISGKNEIPFNIKKLKNCEEAQETGSAFGTLGIYYDGEFITHELMSEKKFEKFIEKWKS; the protein is encoded by the coding sequence ATGAAAATAATAACTATCGATAAAAATAATATAGATTGTGAACATATCTGTTGTGCCATTGGAAATGATAAAAAAAATAAGAACAGGGCACAGTCGAAAAAAGAATGGATGAAAACAAAATTTGACGAAGGGTTAGTCTTTAAAAGATTCGATGAAAGAGGTAAAGTTTTTATTGAGTATATGCCTATTGAAAAAGTATGGAAACCCATAAGGGGAAAGAATTTTATGGTTATCAACTGTTTATGGGTTTCGGGTAAGTTCAAAGGTAAAGGGGTAGCAATAGAATTGTTAAATGAATGTATAAAAACCGCAAGAACAGAAAAAATGGATGGAATTACTGTCGTTACAAGTAAAAAAGTAAAACCATATTTGACCGATAAAAACTTCTATTTAAAACATGGTTTTGAAGTAGTCGATTCAGCTGCCCCTTATTTTGAATTATTGGCATTAAAGTTTGATAAGAAAGGAGAGAATCCAGTATTTTCAAACAGTGTAAAAAATAATTGTTATTCAGATGAAAAAGGATTTACTTATATTTATTCAAATCAATGTCCTTTCATGGAAGAATATGCAGGATTACTTGCTGAAATTTCCGGTAAAAATGAAATTCCCTTTAATATTAAAAAGTTAAAAAATTGTGAGGAAGCCCAGGAAACCGGAAGTGCTTTTGGAACCCTGGGGATTTATTATGATGGTGAATTTATAACTCATGAATTGATGTCTGAAAAAAAGTTTGAAAAATTTATAGAAAAATGGAAATCATAG
- a CDS encoding methyltransferase domain-containing protein, translated as MSFDNYAKNCRAMEFGCGTGFISFNLIDSFKSITLIDSSKNMIDILSNKTNSL; from the coding sequence ATGAGTTTTGATAATTATGCAAAAAATTGTAGAGCTATGGAGTTTGGCTGTGGAACCGGATTTATAAGTTTTAATCTTATAGATTCGTTTAAAAGTATTACACTTATTGATTCCTCTAAAAACATGATAGATATATTAAGTAATAAAACAAATAGCCTTTAA